One genomic region from Flexistipes sp. encodes:
- a CDS encoding tRNA dihydrouridine synthase yields the protein MKAVLTQSSDLKTLLKKEPLVAAPMAGITNRSFRKILRKFTNGLIYTEMVSVEGLKRQIDKTVDYIRLTPEDNPIIVQLFGFNENSFHDAVKITEEISSPYGFDINMGCPVKKVLKTGGGSNLLKNIKQAERIIKNARKATEKKLTVKIRLGWDRENLVFRELIKMAENEGVDAICIHARAKSELFTGAVDYRALETAAELAKIPVIGNGNVCDPSGYKRMLNTGVSGVMIGRAIMKTPWIFQALRENKHPENFLSKQELYNLLMELKDFEAEEKGAHYINLLKKYAVFFSKSSPGASNFRNRLYSTDNEKESLKIIEEFFNSNT from the coding sequence ATGAAAGCAGTATTAACACAATCATCTGATTTAAAAACCTTATTGAAAAAAGAACCCCTCGTTGCAGCACCTATGGCAGGGATAACAAACAGAAGTTTCCGTAAAATTCTGAGAAAATTCACAAACGGTCTTATTTACACTGAAATGGTATCAGTGGAAGGGCTAAAAAGGCAAATTGATAAAACAGTGGATTATATAAGGTTAACCCCTGAAGATAATCCCATAATTGTCCAGCTATTTGGCTTCAATGAAAATTCATTCCACGATGCTGTTAAAATAACAGAAGAAATTTCATCCCCCTATGGTTTTGACATCAATATGGGCTGCCCGGTGAAAAAAGTATTAAAAACCGGAGGAGGCTCAAATCTACTGAAAAACATAAAACAGGCTGAACGGATTATAAAAAATGCCAGAAAAGCGACAGAAAAAAAACTGACGGTTAAAATTCGTCTGGGATGGGACAGAGAAAATCTTGTCTTCAGGGAATTGATAAAGATGGCTGAGAATGAGGGTGTGGATGCAATATGCATTCATGCCAGGGCAAAATCTGAACTGTTCACAGGAGCGGTGGATTACAGGGCTTTAGAAACTGCTGCGGAACTGGCAAAAATACCTGTAATCGGAAACGGCAATGTCTGCGACCCCAGTGGATATAAAAGAATGTTGAATACCGGTGTCTCAGGGGTGATGATAGGAAGAGCGATTATGAAAACACCCTGGATTTTTCAGGCATTACGGGAAAATAAACATCCTGAAAACTTCCTCAGCAAACAAGAACTTTACAATCTTTTAATGGAGCTTAAAGATTTTGAAGCGGAGGAAAAAGGGGCTCACTATATAAATCTCCTGAAAAAATATGCTGTGTTTTTCTCCAAAAGCTCCCCGGGGGCATCCAACTTCAGAAACCGGCTTTACTCCACCGATAATGAAAAAGAATCATTAAAAATAATAGAAGAGTTTTTCAATTCAAACACATAG
- the tsaD gene encoding tRNA (adenosine(37)-N6)-threonylcarbamoyltransferase complex transferase subunit TsaD: MIFLGIETSCDETSAAVYDSDSGIKSSVISSQIDIHSRYGGVVPEIASRNHALKIETVFYEAIEKALISVSDIDAVGVTRAPGLIGALFVGVSFAKGLSYALKIPLIPVNHLSAHIISAELTHPELAPPYTGLIISGGHSHIYQVDKSYNFRLFSHTVDDAAGEAFDKVAKMMGLAYPGGPAIESLSRKGNPDAVNFPVAMKAQNNMSFSGLKTAVMNCLNQGYFTKADIAASFQSTLVRTLINKSQIALKHFNSDKLVISGGVACNGYLRDKFHEYFKDSCDIYFPSKYLCTDNGDMISYAAYKFMHLRKFLDIKGTARDNESSINTII; the protein is encoded by the coding sequence GTGATTTTTTTGGGAATTGAAACTTCGTGTGATGAAACCTCGGCAGCAGTTTATGATTCCGACAGCGGAATAAAATCCAGTGTAATATCTTCTCAGATTGATATCCATTCACGTTACGGAGGTGTGGTCCCGGAAATTGCTTCGAGAAACCACGCACTTAAAATAGAAACTGTTTTTTATGAAGCAATTGAGAAGGCTTTAATCTCTGTGAGTGATATTGACGCAGTAGGTGTAACAAGAGCTCCCGGTTTGATAGGTGCACTTTTTGTCGGTGTTTCTTTTGCCAAAGGACTTTCATATGCTTTAAAAATACCGTTGATTCCTGTCAACCACCTTTCGGCACATATAATTTCCGCCGAACTCACTCATCCGGAATTGGCACCCCCATACACAGGACTTATTATTTCAGGAGGGCATTCACATATTTACCAGGTGGACAAATCATATAACTTTCGTTTGTTTTCACACACTGTGGATGATGCTGCAGGGGAAGCCTTTGACAAGGTGGCAAAGATGATGGGGCTGGCTTATCCCGGAGGACCGGCCATCGAAAGCCTTTCACGAAAAGGCAACCCGGATGCTGTGAATTTTCCGGTTGCAATGAAAGCTCAAAACAACATGAGCTTCAGCGGACTGAAAACAGCTGTTATGAACTGTTTAAACCAAGGATATTTCACAAAGGCTGACATAGCTGCATCCTTTCAAAGTACACTGGTGCGAACACTTATAAATAAATCTCAAATAGCATTAAAACACTTCAATTCTGACAAACTTGTTATTTCCGGCGGCGTTGCCTGCAACGGATACCTCCGGGACAAATTTCACGAATATTTTAAAGACTCCTGCGACATTTATTTTCCTTCAAAATATCTTTGTACAGATAACGGCGATATGATATCCTATGCCGCATATAAATTTATGCATTTAAGAAAATTTTTAGATATAAAAGGTACCGCCAGAGACAATGAAAGCAGTATTAACACAATCATCTGA